ATGACATGATCTGGGGTGGCTGTCTTGTAAGTATAGTGCACTAGAAACCGTTTTTAGATGCTGAGTTTGTTAGTAGCATTTTTTTAAACTGTTTTGGGTATAATCGGCACCTTATCCTTGGGTTTGCCGTTCTCTTCTAGAAAAGGATGTGTTAGGCTGTTTTGGGGTTTCGTTTTGTTGTGTTCAAGCGATTTTTTGCTTTATAGTGGGCTATGCAGGGTCTATACAATAAACTTTTGGATGCTATCAGTTGTGGCAATAACTCTCTTTTCTCTCAACTCACTAGACGTGTCGAATTTGATTATTCGGGGGCTGCTTATGATGAAGTCCCTCTTTTTAATGCAGTAGTTTCAGCTATTTGTATAGAAACTCCAAAAGACGAGAAGAGCATTGCCGATTTGCTTTCTGTACGAACAAAAGAATCGGCTACTGCAATTGCAGGATTAAAGGCAAGAATAGCGGGTAGAGAGGAAATTTTCGGAGATTTATGTAAACATCTTCGTGTAAATAGTTTGATAAATTTAGCAGATTTTGCCACTGGTCTCACACCGATACAAATTGCTTTGGATGCTAATAACGTCACTTTAGTAAATCGATTGTTCGTGAACGGTGCGCTGAGGGATGCCAGATGTGATATTGATGGGGTTTCTGGTTGTACTTTGTTTATGAAAGCGCTTAGTTGTGCAAGTAGTAAGACTTCTGTGGAAATGTTAAAAGCGGTTGCTCGTGGCACGTCTGATGTTCGGCAGTTGACTACAACAGATAAGACAGATAAGCAGCTAGTAAGTGACCTACGTAGCTATTTTCACTCTCTTGCGTCGAATTATGAAGAAGCATTAGCAGTTTTAATATCTTCAGACTGCGACGGGAAAAACATATATCATAGGGCAATTCAAAAAAATGATTCTGAAGCTTTGCAGTGGTTGAAGAATCTTCTTCTATCAGAGAAACCCATCATTGAGGAGGCACAGGAACTTCTGGATGATATTAATCTGTCAAGTAAATATAAAACACAAATTCTGCAAAGTGCTCGTTATGCGAATGATAGGTTTGTCCGTAGAAGGAAAGCAGTAGGTGCAGCGGATGTGGTATTTAATATGCCGTGTGAAGGCCTCACTCCAACGGAGTTCATAGTAAGCAATATGCCTTTTCAAGCTGCTGAAGAGTTTGCTAGGAATGCAATGATTGGAAGCAGTGCTGGAAGTACTTACATGTCTCTTGCGGAAATAGTTGACGGTGGGACGGATTCGCCTGAGTTAATTGAGATTGCTGATGCAATGGTTCGTTGTGCTCCAGAGAACGTGTGTGCAAAGTTTTTTGCTGGTCGCTCTGGTTCGATTCTTTTGAGAAAACTTTGTGATTTTTGTGAAAAGCGTGATGGTGCTATAAGTGAAAAGTCACTTATTGCTTTCTTGATAAAAAATCGCTTTCCCTAGCTGCCTAGAACTTGTCGCGGAAGGTAGGATCAATGTTGAGGATATCCTACATGAGGTAGTTGAAAGTCGTGACCCCAACAGGATTGCTGATATTGCTGTTTATGCTCCACCGAAATTTTGGGAGCACGAGAATGAGGCAGGATATAATCCATTGGAGCTTGCTATTGCAAATGATGATCCTGCTTGCGTTGATGCGATTCTTCAAAGCTTACAAGGTACCTTGGCGACTGCAAGTACTCAGGAAGAGGTCAGCGCGAACCAGGAGTGTATAGATAGGCTTCTTACAAGGGTTGGTAAGATATCTGGAAAGGCAGTCTTGCACTTTGCTGCTGAAAAAGCCCCTGAGCTGGTGGATAGGATTCTTGACTTATCTTCTAATGGTGAAGCCTTATTAGGTATTAAGGATGCAAGAGGCCTCTTGCCGGTCCACCATAACAGAGATATAGAGGCTTTTTATCGACCTTTGTGTGCGAAAAAATACGGTGTATCCGATACGGGACCAACAGCGGCTCAGATTGACGATCTGAAGGAAAGTGTCATACTCCATAAAAAAATTGCTGATGGGGATAAATCTGTCCTGCAAACACTATTTTTGGAAGATGAATCCAATGTCTACAGATGCATAGATACCGCTGGTGGTACGAAAAGCATTCTTGAAGTGGCTGCTGAAAGCGGTAGGTCGGATTTGGTCAGGTTCATTCTTCTAGAACATAAGAAATTACAGGAAAAAAGTAAAAACAAATGTAAGGAACTTGAAGCTGAGCTTGAAAAAATAGCAGTCCTCCAGATTCCTGAAATGCGAGAAAAGTTCAATGATCTGGAAGCTGAAAGGATGTTTCAAGACGGGATGCAGCGCGCTAGGTCTGATTCAATGTCTAGCCATGCTAACGCAACGCTGTTAAGGGTGCTTAGTACCCAGGAACCACAAGATTGGCATCAAGAAGTAATAAATAGTGCAGATTTACGTGAAGAGACGCTTGTTGCAACACTTTTGGATAGTGGTGCAAACCCACTAGTTACAGCTGTACAAAGTGGTAACAATCCGGTTGCACAGAAGATATTGTCAGAAGCCAAAGAGTGCGCAGATGATGATCTCAAGGATAGTCTTATCAAAAATCAAGATGTTGTGGGCCTTTTGAGGTATGGCTTTGGATCAGCTGGCTTATATGATGCTACTTCTACTCCGTCTAAGGATCCTGGAAAGTACAAGGCAGAGTTTGAGCCTTCAAGAGCCGCTTTTGCACTTGTGCGTGAGGAAATGAATGTTCTTAGGGCACAGGTTACCTCAAAGTTTTCTGGTAAGGGTGCTTTGCTTACCTATGCGCATGCTCTTTCCATGGATACACCTGAAGCAGATAATATAAAAGATAAGTTAAATGGCTTTGAAGATGGAGACAGAGCGCTTCTTTCAGTGCGTAGCCCAGATGGTCATAACATAGGCACTCTCATTGCTGCCTTTGGTGGTATTGCGCAATGGCAAGCATACGCGAACAAGTATAGCAAGCTAAAGGCTGCAGATAGTGGTGGTGTTTCTCCTGCGGCGAACGTGTCTGCTGATATAGGCAGTCCCTTCCAGGTTGCGCTTCTGGCAAAGCACTTTGCAAACAGTGGTCCGGAAAAGAGAAGGAGGGCAATCCTCTTTGATTATTTGGTACAGCACTACTTAGATGATGTTTTTACTCCAAACGTGAATGGGGAAAATCTTTTGCACACGGCTGTCAGATGTAACGATGTAGAGGTGCTAGAGTTGATGTTGACGCATGCTGCCTATACAAGTACCGTTACTTTTTCCGCCTTGAATCAACGGAACGGGGCTGGTAGGAATGTTCTGGAGCTTGCTGTTTACATGGATAATGCTTCAATGGTTAAAGTGATGCTTGAGAGTGTGTTGGCACGCCATGGGGCCGGTGCTACGAGCACTTTACTTCTCAAATCGCACCTCTTACATACTGCGGTGGCGACAAATAATGAGGCGATGCTTAAGCTGATTGCAAGCATGCAAAAAATGCTTAATG
This genomic window from Neorickettsia risticii str. Illinois contains:
- a CDS encoding ankyrin repeat protein — encoded protein: MQGLYNKLLDAISCGNNSLFSQLTRRVEFDYSGAAYDEVPLFNAVVSAICIETPKDEKSIADLLSVRTKESATAIAGLKARIAGREEIFGDLCKHLRVNSLINLADFATGLTPIQIALDANNVTLVNRLFVNGALRDARCDIDGVSGCTLFMKALSCASSKTSVEMLKAVARGTSDVRQLTTTDKTDKQLVSDLRSYFHSLASNYEEALAVLISSDCDGKNIYHRAIQKNDSEALQWLKNLLLSEKPIIEEAQELLDDINLSSKYKTQILQSARYANDRFVRRRKAVGAADVVFNMPCEGLTPTEFIVSNMPFQAAEEFARNAMIGSSAGSTYMSLAEIVDGGTDSPELIEIADAMVRCAPENVCAKFFAGRSGSILLRKLCDFCEKRDGAISEKSLIAFLIKNRFP